From one Streptomyces sp. N50 genomic stretch:
- a CDS encoding NAD(P)/FAD-dependent oxidoreductase — translation MTGHGGPVVVVGGGVVGLCTAYYLAEAGLEVEVVERRALGSGASRGNAGWVCLSHSTPVPAPGVVRYALRSLGRPDSPLYLRPLPDPAFVRWLWRFWRSSTPAAFRRGYTAIAELNRTTFDLFDGLREAGVETSLTRPGMVHAFLSPAEARHHLAVQRQMAHGRYPLPDDVVTGDDARLLDPALSDRVRAAYLVEGEGVVDPEAFARALGEALAASGVKIHENTDATGFRTEGDRVTALRTATGEIPCSAAVIAAGMRSSDLLGSLGHPLPLQAGKGYSFSVDLDPAPRHTLYFGERRAVASPIGATTRIGGTMELSGNNNRLDWRRIVAVALASRHYLGRWFDDPDDLVSLIRDPWVGGRPFLPDGLPVIDRVPGHDNAFAATGHGMLGVTLGPVTGRTLADYVRTGRRPDALMPFRFNRAPWSGGSAGR, via the coding sequence ATGACCGGGCACGGCGGTCCCGTCGTCGTGGTCGGCGGCGGTGTCGTGGGCCTGTGCACCGCCTACTACCTGGCGGAGGCCGGCCTGGAGGTGGAGGTGGTCGAGCGGCGCGCGCTGGGTTCCGGTGCGTCCCGGGGCAACGCGGGCTGGGTCTGCCTCAGCCATTCGACGCCGGTCCCGGCCCCCGGCGTGGTGCGCTACGCGCTCCGCTCCCTGGGCCGCCCGGACTCACCCCTGTATCTACGGCCGCTGCCCGATCCGGCGTTCGTACGGTGGCTGTGGCGGTTCTGGCGCAGCAGCACACCGGCCGCGTTCCGGCGCGGCTACACCGCGATCGCCGAGCTGAACCGCACCACGTTCGATCTCTTCGACGGATTGCGCGAGGCCGGGGTCGAGACCAGCCTCACCCGGCCCGGCATGGTGCACGCGTTCCTCTCCCCCGCCGAGGCCCGCCACCACCTCGCCGTCCAGCGGCAGATGGCGCACGGCCGCTACCCGCTGCCCGACGACGTGGTCACGGGCGACGATGCCCGCCTCCTCGACCCGGCGCTGTCCGACCGGGTCCGCGCCGCCTATCTGGTCGAGGGCGAGGGCGTGGTCGATCCGGAGGCGTTCGCCCGCGCGCTGGGCGAGGCGCTAGCCGCGTCCGGCGTGAAGATCCACGAGAACACGGACGCCACCGGGTTCCGCACCGAGGGCGACCGCGTCACCGCGCTGCGCACCGCGACCGGCGAGATCCCCTGCTCGGCCGCCGTCATCGCGGCCGGCATGCGCTCGTCGGACCTGCTCGGCTCGCTGGGACATCCCCTGCCGTTGCAGGCGGGGAAGGGTTACAGCTTCTCGGTCGACCTGGATCCGGCGCCCCGGCACACCTTGTATTTCGGTGAGCGCAGGGCCGTCGCCTCGCCGATCGGGGCCACCACCCGCATCGGCGGCACGATGGAGCTGAGCGGCAACAACAACCGCCTCGACTGGCGTCGTATCGTCGCCGTCGCGCTCGCCAGCCGGCACTATCTGGGCCGCTGGTTCGACGACCCCGACGACCTGGTGAGCCTGATCCGGGACCCGTGGGTGGGCGGCCGGCCCTTCCTCCCCGACGGGCTCCCGGTCATCGACCGCGTCCCCGGGCACGACAACGCGTTCGCGGCGACCGGGCACGGCATGCTCGGGGTCACGCTGGGCCCGGTCACCGGCCGTACCCTCGCCGACTACGTCCGTACCGGTCGCCGACCCGACGCCCTCATGCCGTTCCGCTTCAACAGGGCGCCCTGGAGCGGGGGTTCAGCCGGCAGGTGA
- a CDS encoding amino acid ABC transporter ATP-binding protein codes for MTEPVTTAKSAPTAPAEAIVRIEGLSKSFDGRLVLDDVSLEVDRGRIVSVIGQSGGGKTTLMRCVNLLERPDRGTVEVAGQVVHHDGRIVCRDLPALRRTVGMVFQRFNLFPHLTAVENVVVAQRKAGVPELEALERAVTLLRRVGVAHRGLALPDRLSGGEQQRVAIARALALRPEVLLFDEPTSSLDPEATREVLSVMRELAADGMTMLLVTHELPFAREVSDHVVFVDGGRIVEEGRPQQVIDDPQQARTRAFLAAYGSAS; via the coding sequence ATGACCGAGCCCGTCACCACGGCGAAGTCCGCCCCAACTGCCCCTGCGGAGGCGATCGTTCGGATCGAGGGGCTGAGCAAGTCCTTCGACGGGCGGCTCGTGCTCGACGACGTGAGTCTCGAGGTCGACCGCGGCCGGATCGTCAGCGTCATCGGGCAGAGCGGCGGCGGCAAGACGACGCTGATGCGCTGCGTGAACCTGCTGGAGCGGCCCGACCGGGGCACGGTGGAGGTCGCCGGGCAGGTGGTGCACCACGACGGCCGCATCGTCTGCCGCGACCTGCCCGCACTGCGCCGCACGGTCGGCATGGTCTTCCAGCGCTTCAACCTCTTCCCCCATCTCACAGCCGTGGAGAACGTCGTCGTAGCCCAACGGAAGGCGGGTGTCCCGGAGTTGGAGGCCCTGGAGCGCGCCGTCACCCTGCTGCGCCGGGTCGGGGTGGCCCATCGCGGCCTCGCCCTGCCCGACCGGCTCTCCGGCGGCGAGCAGCAACGCGTCGCCATCGCCCGCGCGTTGGCGCTCCGGCCCGAGGTGCTGCTCTTCGACGAACCCACCTCGTCCCTCGACCCGGAGGCCACCCGCGAGGTGCTCAGCGTGATGCGCGAACTGGCCGCCGACGGCATGACGATGCTGCTGGTCACCCATGAACTCCCCTTCGCCCGCGAGGTGTCGGACCACGTCGTCTTCGTCGACGGCGGCCGCATCGTGGAGGAGGGCCGACCTCAACAGGTCATCGACGACCCCCAACAGGCCCGCACCCGCGCGTTCTTGGCCGCCTACGGGTCGGCCTCATGA
- a CDS encoding amino acid ABC transporter permease: protein MSGLFQVPWSDYRSDLIDALWRTVSYTVVSFVGAVLLGLVVALLRLSKAWPARALAAVYTELFKNIPLLAIIFLTYFGLASAGIRLDVFTAGCLSLVVFYAAYLSEIFRSAISGVHDGQTEAGEALGIGKVGIFVHIVLPQAVRQALAGTNTMLVDLLKSTSLLVTVSAAELMSEGRLITSATFRALEVYLVISAIYFALCYPLSQLLLLLERKVRAGVPLSPWRRRRVRTARALLAAELGTGADLKEAAV from the coding sequence ATGTCGGGTCTCTTCCAAGTCCCCTGGTCCGACTACCGTTCCGACCTGATCGACGCGCTGTGGCGCACGGTCTCGTACACGGTGGTCAGCTTCGTCGGAGCGGTGCTGCTGGGTCTGGTCGTGGCACTGCTGCGACTCAGCAAGGCATGGCCCGCGCGTGCCCTCGCAGCCGTCTACACGGAGCTCTTCAAGAACATCCCGCTCCTCGCCATCATCTTCCTGACCTACTTCGGCCTGGCCTCGGCGGGCATCCGGCTGGACGTGTTCACCGCCGGGTGCCTCAGCCTCGTCGTCTTCTACGCCGCGTATCTGTCCGAGATCTTCCGGTCCGCGATCAGCGGGGTGCACGACGGGCAGACCGAGGCCGGTGAGGCGTTGGGCATCGGGAAGGTGGGCATCTTCGTCCACATCGTGCTGCCGCAGGCGGTCCGGCAGGCGCTGGCCGGTACCAACACCATGCTGGTCGACCTGCTGAAGTCCACCTCGCTCCTGGTCACCGTGTCCGCCGCCGAGCTGATGTCGGAGGGACGGCTCATCACCTCCGCCACCTTCCGGGCGCTGGAGGTGTACCTGGTCATCTCGGCCATCTACTTCGCCCTGTGCTACCCGCTCTCCCAACTCCTCCTACTGCTGGAGCGCAAGGTGCGCGCGGGCGTCCCGCTGTCCCCCTGGCGACGGCGCCGGGTGCGTACGGCGCGGGCGCTGCTCGCCGCCGAGCTCGGCACGGGAGCCGACCTGAAGGAGGCGGCCGTATGA
- a CDS encoding transporter substrate-binding domain-containing protein, which produces MIRVRSLAVALSATLMLSTVAACGSGGDDAPKNVSAKTAALGTLTPGVLKVAVQPYAPYTTERGGKIVGLDGDILTYVAKKLGLEIKPQVTDFAGMLAGVQSRRVDITVGGVAWSADRQKQGLFTDPPYYSPPAMAVRSGKTYKTVADLKGRSLGTVDGYVWVKSIQAVPGAKLHAYPDANGVFDDLGAGRIDVGFLDPLIIIAAQKQRPDLKIATEYLTPPTAAEVKAKPALQYFEPYQTGFYLPKKATKLEQAISAQIDAMYKNGELAKPVTKYGGDPEQFLKPAADVATARRGVDRPSDWTPPSIGK; this is translated from the coding sequence ATGATCCGTGTGCGCTCGCTCGCCGTCGCGTTGTCCGCGACGCTGATGTTGTCCACCGTCGCCGCCTGTGGTTCCGGGGGCGACGACGCCCCGAAGAACGTCTCCGCGAAGACCGCCGCCCTGGGCACGCTCACGCCCGGCGTCCTGAAAGTGGCCGTCCAGCCGTACGCGCCCTACACCACCGAGCGGGGTGGGAAGATCGTCGGCCTCGACGGCGACATCCTCACCTACGTGGCCAAGAAGCTGGGCCTGGAGATCAAGCCCCAGGTAACGGACTTCGCGGGCATGCTCGCCGGAGTCCAGTCCCGCCGCGTGGACATCACCGTCGGCGGTGTCGCCTGGTCCGCCGACCGGCAGAAACAGGGGCTGTTCACCGACCCGCCGTACTACTCGCCCCCGGCGATGGCGGTCCGCAGCGGCAAGACCTACAAGACGGTGGCCGACCTCAAGGGCCGCAGCCTCGGCACGGTCGACGGCTATGTCTGGGTCAAGTCAATCCAGGCCGTGCCCGGCGCCAAGCTGCACGCCTACCCGGACGCCAACGGCGTCTTCGACGACCTCGGCGCCGGCCGGATCGACGTCGGCTTCCTGGACCCGCTCATCATCATCGCGGCGCAGAAGCAGCGCCCGGACCTGAAGATCGCCACCGAGTACCTGACCCCGCCGACCGCCGCCGAGGTGAAGGCGAAGCCGGCCCTGCAGTACTTCGAGCCGTACCAGACGGGCTTCTATCTTCCCAAGAAGGCAACGAAGTTGGAGCAGGCGATCTCCGCGCAGATCGACGCGATGTACAAGAACGGCGAGTTGGCGAAGCCCGTCACCAAGTACGGCGGAGATCCTGAGCAGTTCCTGAAGCCCGCCGCCGACGTCGCGACCGCCCGGCGCGGTGTGGACCGGCCGAGCGACTGGACTCCGCCGTCCATCGGGAAGTGA
- a CDS encoding CdaR family transcriptional regulator — MLSPSLAQEIAGDTSAVIGFNVLITDAEGIVIGSGDSSRVGSFHEASVDVVRTKEPATHSASQAQQLRGVRPGVTLPLITNGQAVGTVGITGTPAQVRRFGLLVKRQTEILLRESVMLRSRLLAERAAEKLLTDIASYDPQVVEGDFLVFRAAELGFDLRLRRVAVAFEVSVPHPAPRRQGGTQTRDMALVRSELLRTVGEIFADPQDIVAATAPGWIGVLHRLPAGCSTPSLVADCRRVTDLIAAQDGLVARAGIGEPALSVGGLHDSYQDACDALRLGARFAEAAPVHLITDLRVHQVVTAVSQAARNRLLDLTATELRAQPDWPALRDTVTAWCESGFNLVRTAEALHIHRNTVVYRMNKIEQITGRPLREYRTAMALYLACLADRLGGGTVS; from the coding sequence GTGCTCAGCCCGTCACTCGCCCAGGAGATCGCCGGGGACACCTCTGCCGTCATCGGCTTCAACGTGCTGATCACGGATGCGGAGGGCATCGTCATCGGCAGCGGGGACAGCAGCCGTGTCGGCAGTTTCCACGAGGCGTCCGTCGACGTCGTCCGTACGAAGGAACCAGCCACGCACAGCGCCTCCCAGGCGCAGCAACTGCGCGGCGTACGACCGGGGGTGACCCTCCCGCTGATCACCAACGGGCAGGCCGTGGGCACGGTCGGCATCACCGGTACCCCCGCGCAGGTCCGCCGCTTCGGACTCCTCGTCAAACGCCAGACGGAGATCCTGCTCCGGGAGTCCGTGATGCTGCGCTCCCGGCTGCTCGCCGAACGGGCCGCCGAGAAACTCCTCACCGACATCGCGTCCTACGACCCCCAGGTCGTCGAGGGCGATTTCCTCGTGTTCCGCGCCGCCGAACTCGGCTTCGACCTGCGCCTACGACGGGTCGCCGTCGCCTTCGAGGTGAGCGTGCCCCACCCGGCGCCCCGCCGCCAGGGCGGCACCCAGACCCGGGACATGGCCCTGGTCCGCTCCGAACTGCTGCGCACCGTGGGGGAGATCTTCGCCGACCCCCAGGACATCGTCGCCGCCACCGCACCCGGCTGGATCGGCGTCCTGCACCGGCTCCCCGCCGGATGCTCCACGCCCTCCCTCGTCGCCGACTGCCGGCGGGTCACCGATCTCATCGCCGCCCAGGACGGGCTCGTCGCCCGTGCCGGGATCGGTGAACCGGCCCTGTCCGTCGGCGGGTTGCACGATTCCTACCAGGACGCGTGCGACGCGCTGCGGCTCGGTGCGCGCTTCGCCGAGGCCGCACCCGTCCATCTGATCACCGACCTGCGGGTCCACCAGGTGGTGACGGCGGTGAGCCAGGCGGCCCGCAACCGCCTGCTGGACCTCACCGCCACCGAACTGCGCGCCCAGCCGGACTGGCCCGCCCTCCGCGACACGGTGACCGCCTGGTGCGAGAGCGGGTTCAACCTCGTCCGTACCGCCGAGGCTCTGCACATCCACCGGAACACCGTCGTCTACCGGATGAACAAGATCGAGCAGATCACCGGCCGCCCCCTGCGGGAGTACCGGACGGCCATGGCCCTCTATCTCGCGTGCCTGGCCGACCGGTTGGGCGGTGGAACGGTCAGCTGA
- the pepN gene encoding aminopeptidase N produces the protein MGIRSLTRTEAERRAELIAVERYDVDVDLTALPDGPEVRSVSTVAFTCREPGAETFVDCAARVLNATLNGVELAPAEDGRIQLPALAEHNVLRVESVQADTTAGEGVHKATDPADGEVYVWMSFEPDEARFVWACFDQPDLKAPHAFTVTAPSAWTVTSNSGDARTEELSGARRWTFPDTPPLSVYNTVINAGPFHEVRREADGHNLGLYSRRSLAEVLDRDADEIFTLTRQGLAFYAEAFAMPFPQRRYDQVFMPEFGGAMENYGCVTWSDAFLRRAAPTPAEHGLLARVLLHEMAHMWFGNIVTMRWWDDLWLNEAFAEFACHWAAERATRHTDAWASHLMIGKISAYLSDQGPASHPIHQPIHDVAQAASIFDNITYPKGASVLQQLKTYVGEDNFRTGMAAYFARHAWGNTTLQDLIDSLSEAGGRDLGTWRTAWLETAGTDRFTLERDGDTVTLVAAADPRPQVLAVGAYDRNGDALERRALVRVEVTEPRTTVTGLPPTADVLLINDDDLTFATTRPDPTTRDALFRTAAQLPTAISRGVAAATVWDMLTTGEATAAEAGRCLTSVLAAETSDAVIEPYLTLAANVAELWAPPAERVELSAAVAAACRDLAKDPGRRQVALRGLARTATTADDLAWLRQQAGDDVDLHWRALIREAELGGDITAESDRLLTRDPDPDAWLRALTVRAALPDAATKAEVWQQLVEDRTVPITSFGLVAAAFWRPGQDELLAPYAERYLEAVPKLHQGGMILAMSYTHRLFPLHGIGPAYIERAREASGEAVPVVRLTLLERSDEVSRMLRARGTSA, from the coding sequence ATGGGGATCCGAAGCCTGACCCGCACCGAGGCCGAGCGCCGGGCCGAACTGATCGCGGTCGAGCGGTACGACGTGGACGTCGATCTGACCGCGCTGCCCGACGGGCCGGAGGTCCGCTCCGTCTCCACCGTGGCGTTCACCTGTCGCGAGCCGGGCGCGGAGACCTTCGTGGACTGTGCGGCACGGGTACTGAACGCGACACTCAACGGGGTCGAACTCGCCCCCGCCGAGGACGGGCGGATCCAACTCCCCGCCCTCGCCGAGCACAACGTGCTGCGGGTGGAGAGCGTCCAGGCCGACACCACGGCCGGCGAGGGCGTGCACAAGGCGACGGACCCCGCCGACGGCGAGGTCTACGTGTGGATGAGCTTCGAACCGGACGAGGCCCGCTTCGTCTGGGCCTGCTTCGACCAGCCGGACCTCAAGGCCCCGCACGCCTTCACCGTCACGGCGCCGTCCGCCTGGACCGTCACCAGCAACTCCGGTGACGCACGGACAGAGGAGCTGAGCGGGGCCCGCCGCTGGACCTTCCCGGACACCCCGCCCCTGTCCGTGTACAACACCGTCATCAACGCGGGCCCCTTCCACGAGGTCCGCCGCGAGGCCGACGGCCACAACCTGGGCCTGTACTCCCGCCGTTCACTCGCCGAGGTCCTCGACCGCGACGCCGACGAGATCTTCACCCTCACCCGCCAGGGCCTCGCCTTCTACGCCGAGGCCTTCGCGATGCCGTTCCCGCAGCGCCGCTACGACCAGGTGTTCATGCCCGAGTTCGGCGGGGCGATGGAGAACTACGGCTGTGTGACCTGGTCGGACGCGTTCCTGCGGCGGGCCGCGCCGACCCCGGCCGAACACGGGCTGCTGGCACGGGTGTTGCTGCACGAGATGGCGCACATGTGGTTCGGCAACATCGTCACCATGCGCTGGTGGGACGACCTGTGGCTGAACGAGGCGTTCGCGGAGTTCGCCTGCCACTGGGCAGCCGAGCGCGCCACCCGGCACACGGACGCATGGGCGAGCCATCTGATGATCGGCAAGATCAGCGCGTACCTGTCCGACCAGGGCCCCGCCTCGCACCCGATCCACCAGCCCATCCACGACGTCGCCCAGGCCGCGTCGATCTTCGACAACATCACGTACCCCAAGGGCGCGTCCGTCCTCCAGCAGCTCAAGACCTACGTCGGCGAGGACAACTTCAGGACCGGCATGGCCGCCTACTTCGCCCGTCACGCCTGGGGAAACACCACACTCCAGGACCTGATCGACTCCCTGTCCGAGGCCGGCGGCCGCGACCTCGGCACCTGGCGCACCGCGTGGCTGGAGACCGCGGGCACCGACCGCTTCACCCTGGAACGCGACGGCGACACGGTCACGCTGGTGGCCGCCGCCGATCCGCGTCCGCAGGTCCTGGCGGTGGGCGCCTACGACCGGAACGGCGACGCGCTGGAGCGCCGGGCGCTGGTACGGGTCGAGGTGACGGAGCCCCGCACCACCGTCACCGGCCTCCCGCCCACCGCCGACGTCCTGTTGATCAACGACGACGACCTGACCTTCGCGACGACCCGCCCGGACCCCACGACCAGGGACGCCCTCTTCCGTACGGCGGCGCAGTTGCCGACGGCCATCTCCCGGGGCGTGGCCGCGGCCACCGTGTGGGACATGCTGACGACCGGCGAGGCCACGGCGGCGGAGGCCGGGCGGTGCCTCACCTCGGTGCTGGCGGCCGAGACGTCCGACGCGGTGATCGAGCCGTATCTGACCCTCGCGGCGAACGTGGCGGAGCTCTGGGCGCCGCCCGCCGAGCGCGTCGAGTTGTCGGCAGCGGTGGCCGCGGCCTGCCGCGACCTCGCCAAAGACCCCGGCCGCCGTCAGGTCGCGCTGCGCGGGCTTGCCCGTACCGCGACGACCGCGGACGATCTCGCCTGGCTGCGCCAACAGGCCGGTGACGACGTCGACCTGCACTGGCGCGCGCTGATCCGCGAGGCGGAACTGGGCGGCGACATCACGGCGGAGTCCGACCGTCTGCTCACCCGCGACCCGGATCCCGACGCCTGGCTCCGCGCCCTCACCGTGCGGGCCGCGCTGCCCGACGCGGCGACGAAGGCGGAGGTCTGGCAGCAGCTGGTCGAGGACCGTACGGTCCCCATCACCTCGTTCGGCCTGGTGGCGGCGGCCTTCTGGCGCCCTGGCCAGGACGAACTGCTGGCGCCCTACGCCGAGCGCTACTTGGAGGCGGTCCCGAAGCTGCACCAGGGCGGAATGATCCTGGCGATGAGCTACACGCACCGCCTCTTCCCGCTGCACGGCATCGGCCCGGCATACATCGAGCGGGCCCGTGAGGCTTCCGGTGAGGCGGTTCCAGTGGTCCGCCTCACGCTCCTGGAACGCTCGGACGAAGTGAGCCGGATGCTCCGCGCCCGGGGCACGTCGGCCTGA
- a CDS encoding IclR family transcriptional regulator — protein sequence MAPGTRVPVRRPETLPAATGNAGGRSVLEGAFALLEAVERAVEAGPTRLAADCGLPKTTAYRLLEQLADLGAVERNGGSYRVGPRMFRLGRAWQPHPRLRAAAREPMRRLAQVTGTTVGIAVLWKGETLMVEWCPADARRLDPLGTRMTWPWFTAAGKVLVATAAPVPLLGPLPASWARDADAIRERGAAFDREEVVTGVCCAAVPLLGLRGTPVAALCVLTDPAHHLERLAETARRTGQVISAGLRGR from the coding sequence ATGGCACCTGGGACACGGGTGCCGGTACGGCGGCCGGAGACCTTACCCGCCGCCACGGGGAACGCCGGCGGAAGGAGCGTGCTGGAGGGCGCCTTCGCGCTGCTGGAGGCGGTGGAGCGGGCCGTGGAGGCGGGACCGACGAGGCTCGCGGCCGACTGCGGGCTGCCCAAGACGACCGCGTACCGGCTGCTGGAACAACTGGCGGACCTGGGCGCGGTCGAGCGGAACGGAGGGAGTTACCGGGTCGGCCCGCGGATGTTCCGCCTCGGGCGCGCGTGGCAGCCGCATCCCCGGCTGCGCGCCGCCGCCCGGGAACCGATGCGGCGGCTGGCTCAGGTCACGGGGACGACCGTGGGCATCGCCGTGCTGTGGAAGGGCGAGACGCTGATGGTCGAGTGGTGTCCCGCCGACGCCCGCCGGCTCGATCCGCTGGGGACCCGGATGACCTGGCCGTGGTTCACCGCGGCGGGCAAGGTCCTGGTGGCCACGGCCGCACCGGTGCCGCTGCTGGGGCCGCTGCCCGCGTCCTGGGCGCGGGACGCCGACGCGATACGGGAGCGCGGTGCCGCGTTCGACCGGGAGGAAGTGGTAACGGGCGTGTGCTGTGCGGCAGTTCCCCTGCTGGGGCTGCGCGGCACACCCGTCGCGGCCCTGTGCGTCCTCACCGACCCGGCCCACCACTTGGAACGGCTCGCGGAGACCGCGCGTCGCACGGGGCAGGTGATCAGCGCGGGGCTGCGGGGGCGGTGA
- a CDS encoding BTAD domain-containing putative transcriptional regulator, which translates to MVDVQLLGPVELSAEGRAVEVGPPQRRTVMAALAVDVGRPVAVDVVIERVWGPHAPDGARGAVHAHVARIRRMCEQAAETAREPLLVVRRSGGYLLEARPDQVDVYRFRQLADQARAAGPAEVARAVLLREALDLWRGEPLSGLNGEWAARMREAWRRQHQDAAVGWARAELRHGEPASLIGPLTGLLGEYPLAEPLAEALMRALHETGRSAEALDCYAAVRKRLAEELGTDTGPALRQLHQSILRGHRPASAPSPEPSAVIRQPQPSAVPRRTESSEVLRQTELPAQLPMSIRGSPAVTANSRASPRSSPRPMESPPPWSSRRCRAWRAWGRPPSPCTGRGGSKAPSPTGSCM; encoded by the coding sequence ATGGTGGACGTGCAGTTGCTCGGGCCGGTGGAACTGTCGGCGGAGGGGCGCGCGGTGGAGGTGGGCCCGCCCCAACGCCGCACCGTGATGGCCGCGTTGGCCGTGGACGTCGGCCGGCCCGTCGCCGTCGACGTGGTCATCGAGCGGGTCTGGGGCCCGCACGCGCCGGACGGCGCGCGCGGCGCGGTGCACGCCCATGTCGCCCGGATACGGCGGATGTGCGAGCAGGCCGCCGAGACCGCGCGCGAACCCTTATTGGTGGTGCGCCGTTCCGGCGGATACCTGCTGGAGGCCCGCCCGGACCAGGTGGACGTGTACCGGTTCCGGCAGTTGGCCGACCAGGCGCGGGCGGCGGGACCGGCCGAAGTCGCGCGGGCCGTACTGCTGCGCGAGGCACTCGACCTCTGGCGCGGGGAACCGCTGTCCGGGCTGAACGGCGAGTGGGCGGCCCGCATGCGTGAGGCCTGGCGGCGCCAGCACCAGGACGCGGCCGTCGGGTGGGCCCGCGCGGAACTGCGCCACGGTGAACCCGCGTCCCTCATCGGCCCGTTGACCGGCCTGCTCGGCGAGTACCCGCTCGCGGAACCCCTCGCCGAAGCCCTGATGCGGGCCCTGCACGAGACCGGCCGCAGCGCGGAGGCCCTGGACTGCTACGCCGCCGTCCGCAAGCGCCTGGCCGAGGAGCTGGGCACGGACACGGGACCGGCCCTGCGCCAGCTCCACCAGTCGATCCTGCGCGGCCACCGCCCCGCGTCGGCCCCGAGCCCCGAACCGTCGGCGGTCATACGACAGCCCCAGCCATCGGCGGTGCCCCGGCGGACCGAGTCGTCGGAGGTGCTGCGACAGACCGAGCTGCCCGCTCAACTCCCCATGTCCATACGGGGTTCACCGGCCGTGACGGCGAACTCGCGCGCCTCGCCGCGATCCTCGCCTCGGCCGATGGAGAGTCCGCCGCCGTGGTCATCTCGGCGGTGTCGGGCATGGCGGGCGTGGGGAAGACCGCCCTCGCCGTGCACTGGGCGCGGCGGGTCGAAAGCGCCTTCCCCGACGGGCAGTTGTATGTGA